The Rhodopseudomonas palustris genome window below encodes:
- a CDS encoding BrnT family toxin gives MKVAGFDWDLGNRAKCAKHGVTVAEIEGLFRGPVSVFPDPAHSTTEERFKAIGRTEAGRMVFVVFTLRTLRERTLIRPISARYMHRKEIAAYEEEAAKAGK, from the coding sequence ATGAAAGTTGCCGGCTTTGATTGGGATCTCGGAAATCGAGCCAAATGCGCCAAACATGGCGTCACGGTCGCCGAAATCGAAGGCCTGTTTCGCGGCCCGGTAAGCGTGTTTCCTGATCCGGCTCACTCCACGACCGAGGAGCGCTTCAAGGCAATCGGCCGCACCGAAGCGGGACGAATGGTGTTCGTGGTGTTCACCCTCAGAACGCTGCGCGAGCGGACGCTCATCCGGCCTATTAGCGCCCGCTACATGCACCGCAAGGAGATCGCCGCCTATGAAGAAGAAGCTGCCAAAGCTGGAAAGTGA
- a CDS encoding BrnA antitoxin family protein produces the protein MKKKLPKLESDAEAEAFVADADLSDYDLSGMVTMQFEMKPKDKSVNLRLPEQLLSAVRQQAKAAGVPYQRYIRMALEQAVQKRAKR, from the coding sequence ATGAAGAAGAAGCTGCCAAAGCTGGAAAGTGACGCAGAGGCGGAAGCCTTCGTCGCCGACGCGGACCTCTCCGATTACGACCTGTCGGGCATGGTCACCATGCAATTCGAAATGAAACCGAAAGACAAGTCGGTCAACCTGCGACTGCCGGAGCAACTGCTGTCTGCCGTCCGCCAGCAGGCGAAGGCTGCAGGTGTCCCCTACCAACGCTACATCCGGATGGCTCTGGAGCAAGCGGTGCAAAAGCGGGCGAAGAGATAG
- a CDS encoding 3-hydroxybutyrate dehydrogenase gives MTNLTGKTAVVTGSTSGIGLSYARAFAKAGANVVINGMGDADAIEKERKAIETDFAVKAVYSPADMLKPAEIAEMIKLGETTFGSVDILVNNAGIQFVSPVEDFPVEKWDAIIGINLSSAFHGIRAAVPGMKKRGWGRIINTASAHSLVASPFKSAYVAAKHGIAGLTKTVALELATHKITCNCISPGYVWTPLVEKQIPDTMKARGLTKEQVINDVLLAAQPTKQFVTPEQVAALAVYLCGDDASQITGANLSMDGGWTAA, from the coding sequence ATGACGAATTTGACAGGCAAGACCGCGGTCGTGACCGGCTCGACCTCGGGCATCGGGCTCAGCTATGCGCGCGCCTTCGCCAAGGCCGGCGCCAACGTCGTGATCAACGGCATGGGCGACGCGGACGCGATCGAGAAGGAGCGCAAGGCAATCGAGACCGACTTCGCCGTCAAGGCGGTGTATTCGCCGGCCGACATGCTGAAGCCCGCCGAGATCGCCGAGATGATCAAGCTCGGCGAAACCACTTTCGGTTCGGTCGATATCCTCGTCAACAACGCGGGCATCCAGTTCGTGTCGCCGGTCGAGGACTTCCCGGTCGAGAAGTGGGACGCGATCATCGGCATCAACCTGTCGTCAGCGTTCCACGGCATCCGCGCCGCGGTGCCGGGCATGAAGAAGCGCGGCTGGGGCCGCATCATCAACACCGCCTCGGCGCACTCGCTGGTCGCCTCGCCGTTCAAGTCGGCTTATGTGGCCGCCAAGCACGGCATCGCCGGCCTGACCAAGACGGTGGCGCTGGAGCTCGCCACCCACAAGATCACCTGCAACTGCATCTCGCCCGGCTACGTCTGGACGCCGCTGGTCGAAAAGCAGATCCCCGACACCATGAAGGCGCGTGGCCTCACCAAGGAGCAGGTGATCAACGACGTCCTGCTCGCTGCCCAGCCGACCAAGCAGTTCGTCACGCCCGAGCAGGTCGCCGCTCTCGCAGTCTATCTTTGCGGCGACGATGCCAGCCAGATCACCGGTGCCAACCTGTCGATGGACGGCGGTTGGACCGCGGCTTAA
- a CDS encoding DUF3734 domain-containing protein, with product MDSTPHRKAARPCDARRVLVLQGGGALGAYQAGAYQALCHHDFEPQWLAGISIGAINAAIIAGNPREQRVEKLKQFWEMASSPVPWQPLLRDDHVHSLFNETSAAMIATFGVPGFFTPRFPPTHLLPSGKPSHLSYYDTAPLRSTLERLVDFDRLNHNGIRLSVGAVNIVTGNFVYFDTTKQTVGPEHIMASAALPPGFPAIEIDGEYYWDGGVASNTPLDYVLDCEQRDDLLIFQVDLFSSRGRLPETLLEAAEREKDIRYSSRTRLNTDKNKMIHNTRKALRDLIDRLPAELRDDPAYAILHEAAKENTVTVVHLIYRKRDYEASSKDYDFSRLNMIEHWKAGEQDVYVSMRDQSWQQAPQDGETMVTWDLTRDAFE from the coding sequence ATGGACTCGACACCGCACAGGAAGGCCGCAAGGCCCTGCGACGCGCGCCGCGTGCTGGTGCTGCAAGGCGGCGGTGCGCTCGGCGCGTATCAGGCCGGCGCCTACCAGGCGCTGTGCCATCACGATTTCGAGCCGCAATGGCTCGCCGGCATCTCGATCGGCGCCATCAATGCCGCGATCATCGCGGGCAATCCGCGCGAGCAGCGCGTCGAGAAGCTGAAGCAGTTCTGGGAGATGGCGTCGTCGCCGGTGCCGTGGCAGCCGCTGCTGCGCGACGACCACGTGCATTCGCTGTTCAATGAGACCTCGGCGGCGATGATCGCCACCTTCGGGGTGCCGGGCTTCTTCACCCCGCGGTTTCCGCCGACGCATCTGCTGCCGTCTGGTAAGCCTTCCCACCTCAGCTATTACGACACCGCGCCGCTGCGTTCGACGCTGGAGCGGCTGGTCGATTTCGACCGCCTCAACCACAACGGCATCCGCCTGAGTGTCGGTGCGGTCAACATCGTCACCGGCAACTTCGTGTATTTCGATACCACCAAGCAGACCGTCGGCCCTGAGCACATCATGGCTTCGGCCGCGCTGCCGCCCGGATTTCCGGCGATCGAGATCGACGGCGAGTATTATTGGGACGGCGGCGTCGCCTCCAACACGCCGCTCGACTATGTACTGGACTGCGAGCAGCGCGACGATCTCTTGATCTTCCAGGTCGATCTGTTCAGCTCCCGCGGCCGCCTGCCGGAAACACTGCTGGAGGCCGCCGAGCGCGAGAAGGACATCCGCTATTCCAGCCGCACCCGGCTGAATACCGACAAGAACAAGATGATCCACAACACCCGCAAGGCGCTGCGCGATCTGATCGATCGGCTGCCGGCGGAATTGCGTGACGATCCGGCCTACGCCATCCTGCATGAGGCGGCCAAAGAGAACACCGTCACCGTGGTGCATCTGATCTATCGTAAGCGGGACTATGAGGCGTCGTCGAAGGACTACGATTTCTCCCGGCTGAACATGATCGAGCATTGGAAGGCCGGCGAGCAGGACGTCTACGTCTCGATGCGCGACCAGAGCTGGCAACAGGCGCCGCAGGACGGCGAGACCATGGTGACCTGGGACCTCACCCGGGATGCATTCGAATAA
- a CDS encoding CAP domain-containing protein — translation MFRGVMAVLGLLVLAGCAGGDVAPSVDTPSMYQSMAREGAKVDVAAAAVMISQYRQNNGLGPVTVDPALTKLAEDQSSTMARRNKLDHDVKAPLAQRLNASGYPAAVAVENVSAGYHTLAEAFSGWRDSPPHRANMLKNGVDRIGIAASYAPGTKYKVFWTMILASTDTPR, via the coding sequence ATGTTTCGCGGGGTGATGGCCGTTCTCGGCCTGTTGGTGCTGGCCGGTTGTGCCGGCGGCGATGTCGCACCGTCGGTCGATACGCCGTCGATGTATCAGAGCATGGCGCGTGAGGGTGCCAAGGTCGATGTCGCCGCAGCGGCCGTCATGATCTCACAATATCGCCAGAACAACGGGCTTGGCCCGGTGACGGTCGATCCGGCGCTGACCAAGCTCGCCGAGGACCAGTCCTCGACCATGGCAAGGCGCAACAAGCTCGACCATGACGTCAAGGCGCCGCTGGCGCAGCGGCTGAACGCCTCCGGGTATCCGGCAGCGGTTGCGGTCGAGAACGTCTCTGCGGGCTATCACACGCTGGCGGAAGCGTTTTCGGGCTGGCGGGATTCGCCGCCGCATCGGGCCAACATGCTGAAGAATGGCGTCGACCGGATCGGCATCGCCGCCAGCTACGCGCCGGGCACCAAATACAAGGTGTTCTGGACCATGATCCTCGCCTCCACCGACACGCCCCGATAA
- a CDS encoding glutamine synthetase beta-grasp domain-containing protein — MTKYKLEYIWLDGYKPTPNLRGKTTIKEFEIYPTLEQLPLWGFDGSSTMQAEGHSSDCVLKPVAMYPDAARNNGILVLCEVMMPDGVTPHPTNTRATILDDEGAWFGFEQEYFFYKNGRPLGFPEAGYPAPQGPYYTGVGYKHVGDIARQIVEEHLDLCLAAGINHEGINAEVAKGQWEFQVFGKGSKTAADQMWMARYLMLRLTEKYGIDIEFHCKPLGDTDWNGSGMHCNFSTSYMREVGGKEYFESLMKAFEDNLDDHIAVYGPDNHMRLTGKHETAPWNKFSYGIADRGASIRVPHSFVNNGYKGYLEDRRPNSQGDPYQIASQVLKTISSVPTSKSAAAA, encoded by the coding sequence ATGACCAAGTACAAGCTCGAGTACATTTGGCTCGACGGCTACAAGCCGACGCCGAACCTGCGCGGCAAGACCACCATCAAGGAATTCGAGATCTATCCGACGCTTGAGCAGCTTCCGCTGTGGGGGTTCGACGGCTCGTCCACGATGCAGGCCGAAGGCCATAGCTCGGACTGCGTGCTGAAGCCGGTCGCGATGTACCCGGACGCTGCGCGGAACAACGGCATTCTGGTTCTGTGCGAAGTGATGATGCCGGACGGCGTCACCCCGCATCCGACCAACACCCGCGCCACCATTCTGGATGACGAAGGCGCCTGGTTCGGCTTCGAACAGGAATACTTCTTTTACAAGAACGGTCGCCCGCTCGGCTTCCCAGAGGCCGGCTATCCGGCTCCGCAGGGCCCGTATTACACCGGCGTTGGCTACAAGCACGTCGGTGATATCGCCCGCCAGATCGTCGAAGAGCATCTCGACCTCTGCCTCGCCGCCGGCATCAACCACGAAGGCATCAATGCCGAGGTGGCGAAGGGCCAGTGGGAATTCCAGGTGTTCGGCAAGGGGTCGAAGACTGCCGCCGACCAGATGTGGATGGCGCGCTACCTGATGCTGCGTCTTACCGAGAAGTACGGCATCGATATCGAGTTCCACTGCAAGCCGCTCGGCGACACCGACTGGAACGGCTCGGGCATGCACTGCAACTTCTCGACCAGCTACATGCGGGAAGTCGGCGGCAAGGAGTATTTCGAATCGCTGATGAAGGCGTTCGAAGACAATCTCGACGACCACATCGCGGTGTACGGTCCGGACAACCACATGCGGCTCACCGGCAAGCACGAGACCGCACCGTGGAACAAATTCTCCTACGGCATCGCCGATCGCGGCGCCTCGATCCGCGTGCCGCACTCCTTCGTCAACAACGGCTACAAGGGCTATCTGGAAGATCGCCGCCCGAACTCGCAGGGCGACCCCTACCAGATCGCGTCCCAGGTTCTGAAGACGATTTCGTCGGTCCCCACCTCGAAGTCGGCGGCCGCCGCCTGA
- a CDS encoding DUF2735 domain-containing protein: MSSLNQTSAKIYQFPVGGRDGANRTALPSSEAASNPANILTCSSWYHEIAMLEEQSTKRP; this comes from the coding sequence GTGAGTAGCCTGAATCAGACCTCCGCCAAGATCTACCAGTTCCCGGTCGGCGGCCGGGATGGAGCCAACCGCACCGCGCTTCCGAGCAGCGAGGCGGCGTCGAATCCGGCCAATATCCTGACCTGCTCGAGCTGGTATCACGAGATCGCGATGCTTGAAGAGCAGTCCACCAAGCGGCCATGA
- a CDS encoding glutaminase — protein MSNQLLDRVVAEIADEMAQRTDRGEVASYIPELARVDPKAFGLAVIGADGHVAAAGDADVPFSIQSISKVFTLTLALGKAGDRLWRRVGREPSGSAFNSIVQLEHERGIPRNPFINAGAIAVTDLILSGHQPREALGEILRFMQFLAGDSTVAIDEAVAKSEQRTGFRNAALANYMKSFGVLDNPVEYTLGVYFHHCAIAMSCRQLAMAGRFLAHNGQNPSTGLNVVSSERARRINALMLTCGHYDGSGEFAYRVGLPGKSGVGGGILAVAPGKASIAVWAPGLDAAGNSHLGRVALEALTKRMGWSIFGV, from the coding sequence ATGAGCAATCAGCTTCTCGACCGTGTCGTTGCCGAAATCGCCGATGAGATGGCGCAGCGGACGGACCGCGGCGAGGTGGCGAGCTACATTCCGGAACTGGCGCGGGTCGATCCGAAAGCGTTCGGCCTCGCGGTGATCGGTGCCGACGGCCATGTCGCCGCCGCCGGTGATGCCGACGTGCCGTTCTCGATCCAGAGCATCTCGAAGGTGTTCACGCTGACGCTGGCGCTGGGCAAGGCCGGCGATCGGCTGTGGCGGCGCGTCGGCCGTGAGCCGTCGGGCTCCGCCTTCAACTCGATCGTGCAGCTCGAGCACGAGCGCGGCATCCCGCGCAATCCGTTCATCAATGCCGGCGCGATCGCCGTCACCGATCTGATCCTGTCCGGGCATCAGCCGCGCGAAGCGCTCGGCGAAATCCTGCGCTTCATGCAGTTTCTGGCCGGTGATTCCACCGTCGCGATCGATGAAGCGGTGGCGAAGTCCGAGCAGCGCACCGGATTCCGCAACGCTGCGCTCGCCAATTACATGAAATCGTTCGGGGTGCTGGACAATCCGGTCGAGTACACGCTCGGCGTCTATTTCCATCACTGCGCGATCGCGATGAGCTGCCGACAGCTGGCGATGGCCGGCCGCTTCCTGGCGCATAACGGCCAGAACCCGTCGACCGGACTCAACGTGGTGTCGAGCGAACGCGCGCGCCGCATCAACGCGCTGATGCTGACCTGCGGCCACTATGACGGTTCGGGCGAATTCGCCTATCGGGTCGGCCTGCCGGGCAAGAGCGGCGTCGGCGGCGGCATTCTCGCGGTGGCGCCGGGCAAAGCCTCGATCGCGGTGTGGGCGCCGGGGCTCGATGCCGCGGGCAACTCCCATCTCGGCCGCGTCGCGCTGGAGGCGCTGACAAAGCGCATGGGCTGGTCGATCTTCGGCGTCTGA
- a CDS encoding DUF934 domain-containing protein, whose product MPLVKNGQISVDEFVAVADDAELPAAGSVLISAARFLADPERLVARNSPLGVIWPNNRDVAELKPWLDRLALIALVFPTYKDGRAHSQARRLREVYGYRGELRATGQVLRDQFTFLVRNGFDTLDVKKEADAHAFGEATHRYTEFYQPTGDGHRSALQLRRQRHLTSAT is encoded by the coding sequence ATGCCACTCGTTAAGAACGGACAGATTTCGGTCGATGAGTTCGTTGCCGTCGCCGACGACGCAGAGTTGCCGGCCGCGGGTTCGGTGCTGATTTCGGCTGCGCGCTTCCTGGCCGATCCCGAGCGCCTGGTGGCGCGCAACAGCCCGCTCGGCGTGATCTGGCCGAACAACCGGGATGTCGCCGAGCTGAAGCCCTGGCTCGACCGTCTGGCGCTGATCGCGCTGGTGTTTCCCACCTACAAGGATGGCCGCGCCCACAGCCAAGCGCGGCGGCTGCGAGAGGTCTATGGTTATCGCGGCGAACTGCGCGCCACCGGGCAGGTGCTGCGTGACCAGTTCACCTTCCTGGTCCGCAATGGCTTCGACACGCTCGACGTCAAGAAGGAAGCCGACGCGCACGCCTTCGGCGAAGCGACGCATCGCTACACCGAGTTCTATCAGCCCACAGGCGACGGTCACCGCAGCGCGCTGCAGCTCCGCCGCCAGCGGCATCTGACGTCGGCGACGTAG
- a CDS encoding nitrite/sulfite reductase: MYAYDDIDRAIVHERVEEFRDQVSRRLSGDLTEDEFKPLRLMNGVYLQLHAYMFRVAIPYGTLSSAQLRKLAHVARTYDRGYGHFTTRQNIQFNWIALKDLPDALADLAEVGIHAMQTSGNCTRNVTADQWAGVAPGEVEDPRVWAEILRQHTALHPEFSFLPRKFKFAITASDHDRAAIKIHDIGLKLVRNDAGETGFEVLVGGGLGRSPFIGRTIKSFVAGRDILSYIEAILRVYNQYGRRDNIYKARIKILVHELGIEKFAAEVEQAWREIADGPLTLDDEMIEDIRSRFIYPAYEKLPAEPDELRAAAGDARFEAWRNNSVAPHRQDGYAIVTLSLKPAGGPPGDATAEQMDAVADLADKYSFGEIRVGHEQNLVLPHVAKRDLPALWAALDKLGLATPNVGLVSDIIACPGLDYCSLANARSIPIAQELSRRFASPETAALIGRLHINISGCINACGHHHVGHIGILGVEKNGEEFYQITIGGRADEGAELGVLIGPAVPYGEVADVIEDIVEAYLSLRQRPDELFVDAVKRLGVEPFKERVYATR; encoded by the coding sequence ATGTATGCTTACGACGACATCGACCGCGCCATCGTTCACGAGCGCGTCGAAGAATTCCGCGACCAGGTGAGCCGCCGTCTCTCAGGCGACCTCACCGAGGACGAGTTCAAGCCGCTGCGGCTGATGAACGGCGTCTACCTGCAGCTCCACGCCTACATGTTTCGCGTGGCGATTCCGTACGGCACGCTGTCGTCGGCGCAGCTCCGGAAGCTGGCGCATGTGGCGCGGACCTACGACCGCGGCTATGGCCATTTCACCACCCGGCAGAACATCCAGTTCAATTGGATCGCGCTGAAGGATCTGCCCGACGCGCTTGCGGATCTTGCCGAAGTCGGCATCCACGCGATGCAAACCTCGGGCAATTGCACCCGCAACGTCACCGCCGATCAGTGGGCTGGCGTTGCGCCGGGCGAGGTCGAGGACCCGCGGGTCTGGGCCGAAATCCTGCGCCAGCACACCGCGCTGCATCCGGAATTCTCGTTCCTGCCGCGTAAGTTCAAGTTCGCCATCACTGCGTCGGATCACGATCGCGCCGCGATCAAGATCCACGACATTGGCCTCAAGCTGGTCAGGAATGACGCCGGCGAGACCGGCTTCGAAGTTCTGGTCGGCGGCGGGCTCGGTCGCAGCCCGTTCATCGGCCGGACCATCAAGTCATTCGTCGCGGGCCGCGACATCCTCAGCTACATCGAGGCGATCCTGCGCGTCTACAACCAGTACGGACGCCGTGACAACATCTACAAGGCGCGCATCAAGATCCTGGTGCACGAGCTCGGCATCGAGAAGTTTGCCGCCGAGGTCGAACAGGCGTGGCGCGAGATCGCCGACGGCCCGCTGACGCTCGATGACGAGATGATCGAGGATATCCGCTCGCGCTTCATCTATCCGGCCTATGAGAAGCTGCCGGCCGAACCTGACGAGCTGCGCGCCGCGGCCGGCGATGCGCGGTTCGAAGCGTGGCGCAACAACTCGGTCGCGCCGCACCGCCAGGATGGCTATGCCATCGTGACGTTGTCGCTGAAACCGGCAGGCGGCCCGCCCGGTGATGCCACCGCCGAGCAGATGGATGCGGTCGCAGACCTGGCCGACAAATACTCGTTCGGCGAGATCCGCGTCGGCCATGAGCAGAATCTGGTGCTCCCACATGTCGCCAAGCGTGACCTGCCGGCGCTGTGGGCCGCGCTCGACAAGCTCGGTCTTGCCACACCGAACGTCGGTCTGGTCAGTGACATCATTGCTTGCCCGGGGCTCGATTACTGCTCGCTGGCGAATGCGCGGTCGATCCCGATCGCCCAGGAATTGTCGCGCCGGTTCGCCAGCCCCGAGACCGCCGCGCTGATCGGGCGGCTGCACATCAACATTTCCGGCTGCATCAATGCCTGCGGCCATCACCACGTCGGCCATATCGGCATTCTCGGTGTCGAGAAGAACGGCGAGGAGTTCTATCAGATCACCATCGGCGGTCGTGCCGACGAAGGCGCCGAACTCGGCGTTCTGATTGGCCCCGCGGTGCCGTACGGCGAAGTCGCCGACGTGATCGAAGATATCGTCGAGGCCTATCTCAGCCTGCGGCAGCGGCCGGACGAATTGTTCGTCGACGCCGTGAAGCGCCTCGGCGTCGAGCCCTTCAAGGAGCGGGTCTATGCCACTCGTTAA
- a CDS encoding DUF2849 domain-containing protein, with protein MTSPLQQKIKITGPSVVTANRTTDGVVIYRTAQSGWSTDLADAAIVREAEPARALLAAATADDVGAVGAYIAPVEIGADGAISPGNLREKIRRNGVTIALPVQV; from the coding sequence ATGACGTCCCCGCTGCAACAGAAGATCAAGATCACCGGTCCCTCGGTGGTGACCGCAAACCGAACCACCGATGGCGTGGTGATTTATCGAACCGCGCAGAGCGGCTGGTCGACCGATCTGGCCGACGCCGCCATCGTGCGCGAGGCCGAGCCGGCGCGCGCGCTGCTCGCCGCTGCGACCGCCGATGATGTCGGCGCGGTTGGTGCCTACATCGCGCCGGTGGAAATCGGCGCCGACGGGGCGATCAGTCCCGGCAATCTGCGCGAGAAAATCCGCCGCAATGGCGTCACCATCGCGCTGCCCGTCCAGGTTTGA